A section of the Saccopteryx leptura isolate mSacLep1 chromosome 6, mSacLep1_pri_phased_curated, whole genome shotgun sequence genome encodes:
- the PLEKHG3 gene encoding pleckstrin homology domain-containing family G member 3 isoform X6 codes for MPVSASLRQDGSQERPVSLTSTASSSGSSRDSRGTMEEPSGPEALARNGAGSPRSRHPPNSNNNSSSWLNKKGPLSPFNSRAAAAPAHKLSYLGRVVREIVETERMYVQDLRSIVEDYLLKIIDTPGLLKPEQVSALFGNIESIYALNSQLLRDLDNCNSDPVAVASCFVERSQEFDIYTQYCNNYPNSVAALTECMRDKQQATFFRDRQELLQHSLPLGSYLLKPVQRILKYHLLLQEIAKHFDEEEDGFEVVEDAIDTMTCVAWYINDMKRRHEHAVRLQEIQSLLINWKGPDLTIYGELVLEGTFRVHRVRSEKTFFLFDKALLVTKKRGDHFVYKGHIPCSSLMLIESTRDSLCFTVTHYKHSKQQYSIQAKTVEEKRNWTHHIKRLILENHHTTIPQKAKEAILEMDSYYPNRYRYSPERLKKAWSSQDEVFTHVRQGRRQSEPTRHLLRQLSEKARAAAGMKGKGRRESAGPESCRRPSGRSPPCAENRLSFESVSSLPEVEPDPEPGTEQVFADVEGPSAEEMPSDAESPDVLGTQLDAHQELLGLGHPCDMVDFVVAESAEDIKALSSEEEEEEEEEEEEEEEGRIGAAQEPESLLPPSVLDQASVIAERFVSSFSRRSSLAPEDSRSPGVVTPRLTSRSSSVLSLEGSEKGLARCGSTTDSLSSQLSPEPELSVGVATEGGPLVNGTELPTPGCSVETDRPSSCKKKESTLSTRDRLLLDKIKSYYENAEHHDAGFSIRRRESLSYIPKGLVRNSISRFNNLPRPDPAPAAPLGPKRQAGSRPASWALFDLPGPGQAGAGDPAPVTDAEFRPSSEIVKIWEGMESSRKGPGQGQANGFDLHEPLFILEDHELGAITEESAAASPESASPPGRASPAHLARELKELVKELSSGAQGELAAPLHPCIVQLSHVMDSRVSERVKNKVYQLARQYSLRIKSKAGPARLPLPWEEATSTVPCLPEEAGAPSGGKGRRKPVLSLHREQALAPEHSPPKPRPAGETSPRPLSHSPSAASSRTASPGARPSSRSPLSPLDTETFNWPDVRELCSKYASHDEAVQAEGGRPRGPPVNRSRSVPNMAEPPLSGRLGRCSSLSAKRGRAGPAAAPPQPPGGLPHSGPEGGEALYVTADLTLENHQRVVVMEKTPLPSPTAGLQQGGGQGPAAMVGQGQDLQESAEYQLKEEGPRDPVDPSQPGRVRNLREKFQALNSVG; via the exons ATGcccgtctctgcctccctccgccAGGATGGCAGCCAGGAGCGGCCGGTGAGCCTGACCTCTACCGCGTCCTCGTCAGGCTCCTCCCGCGACAGCCGTGGCACCATGGAGGAGCCCAGTGGCCCTGAGGCCTTAGCCAGGAATGGGGCAGGCTCCCCACGCAGCCGGCACCCCCCCAACAGCAACAACAACTCCAGCAGCTGGCTGAACAAGAAGGGACCCCTGTCCCCGTTCAACAGCCGGGCAGCAGCGGCGCCTGCGCACAAGCTCAGCTACTTGGGCCGCGTGGTGCGGGAAATCGTGGAAACGGAGCGCATGTACGTGCAGGACCTACGCAGCATCGTGGAG GACTACCTCTTGAAGATCATTGACACACCCGGACTGCTGAAGCCAGAACAAGTCAGCGCCCTCTTTGGGAACATAGAAAGCATCTATGCACTGAACAG CCAGCTACTCAGAGACCTGGACAACTGCAACAGTGACCCTGTGGCTGTGGCCAGCTGTTTTGTGGAAAGG AGTCAAGAGTTTGATATCTATACCCAGTATTGTAACAACTATCCCAA CTCTGTGGCCGCCTTGACGGAATGCATGCGGGACAAGCAGCAGGCCACGTTCTTCCGGGACCGGCAGGAGCTGCTGCAGCATTCGCTGCCCTTGGGCTCCTACCTGCTGAAGCCCGTCCAGCGCATCCTCAAGTACCACCTGCTGCTCCAG GAAATTGCCAAACATTTTGATGAAGAGGAGGATGGCTTCGAGGTGGTGGAGGACGCCATTGACACCATGACCTGTGTGGCCTGGTACATCAACGACATGAAGAGGAGGCATGAGCACGCCGTGCGGCTccag GAGATTCAGTCATTGCTCATCAACTGGAAAGGGCCAGACCTGACCATCTATGGGGAGCTCGTCCTGGAGGGCACGTTCCGTGTGCACCGTGTGCGGAGTGAGAAGACCTTCTTCCTCTTTGACAAAGCGCTGCTTGTCACCAAGAAGCGGGGAGATCACTTTGTCTACAAGGGTCACATCCCG TGCTCCTCCCTGATGCTCATCGAGAGCACCAGAGACTCCCTGTGCTTCACCGTCACCCACTACAAGCACAGCAAGCAGCAGTACAGCATCCAG GCCAAAACAGTGGAGGAGAAACGGAACTGGACTCACCACATCAAGAGGCTCATCCTGGAGAACCACCACACCACCATCCCCCAGAAG GCCAAGGAAGCCATCTTGGAAATGGACTCTTACT ATCCCAATCGGTACCGCTATAGCCCAGAGCGCCTGAAGAAGGCTTGGTCCTCCCAGGATGAGGTATTCACCCACGTGCGCCAGGGGCGCCGGCAATCTG AGCCAACCAGACATCTGCTCAGGCAGCTCAGCGAGAAAG CCAGAGCAGCAGCAGGAATGAAG GGGAAGGGGCGCAGGGAGTCTGCAGGCCCCGAGAGCTGCAGGAGGCCCAGCGGCCGGTCTCCCCCCTGTGCTGAGAATCGCCTGAGCTTCGAGTCCGTATCTTCCCTGCCAGAG GTTGAGCCGGACCCTGAGCCTGGGACCGAGCAGGTGTTTGCTGACGTGGAAGGTCCCAGCGCTGAGGAGATGCCCTCAGACGCAGAATCTCCAGATGTCCTGGGAACACAGCTTGATGCCCACCAGGAGCTGCTGGGACTGGGCCACCCGTGTGACATGGTGGACTTTGTGGTGGCCGAGAGTGCTGAGGACATTAAGGCCTTGAGcagcgaggaggaggaggaggaggaggaggaggaggaagaggaggaggaggggagaatagGGGCTGCTCAGGAGCCCGAGAGCCTCCTGCCGCCCTCTGTGCTGGACCAGGCCAGCGTCATCGCTGAGCGGTTCGTCAGCAGCTTTTCCCGGCGGAGCAGCCTGGCCCCGGAGGACAGCAGGTCCCCCGGCGTCGTGACCCCGAGGCTGACCAGCCGGAGCAGCAGCGTGCTCAGCCTGGAGGGCAGCGAGAAGGGCCTGGCCCGGTGTGGCAGCACCACAGACTCCCTCAGCTCCCAGCTCTCCCCAGAGCCGGAGCTCAGTGTGGGGGTGGCCACAGAGGGGGGTCCTCTGGTCAACGGGACGGAGCTCCCAACCCCAGGCTGCTCAGTGGAGACCGACAGGCCTTCCTCCTGCAAGAAGAAGGAGTCGACACTCTCCACCCGAGACCGGCTGTTGCTGGACAAAATCAAGAGCTACTACGAAAACGCAGAGCACCACGATGCGGGCTTCAGCATCCGGCGCCGGGAGAGCCTCTCCTACATCCCCAAAGGCCTGGTGAGAAACTCCATCTCCAGGTTCAACAACCTGCCCAGGCCGGACCCAGCGCCAGCGGCCCCGCTGGGGCCCAAGAGACAGGCGGGCTCCAGGCCGGCTTCATGGGCCCTGTTTGATCTCCCAGGACCTGGCCAGGCAGGTGCTGGCGACCCAGCTCCGGTTACAGATGCTGAGTTCCGCCCATCTTCAGAAATTGTGAAAATCTGGGAGGGGATGGAGTCTTCTCGGAAGGGGCCAGGCCAAGGCCAGGCCAATGGCTTCGACCTGCACGAGCCGCTCTTCATCCTGGAGGATCACGAGCTGGGAGCCATCACTGAGGAGTCGGCCGCTGCCTCCCCGGAGAGCGCCTCCCCCCCTGGGCGGGCCAGCCCGGCCCACCTGGCCCGGGAGCTGAAGGAGTTGGTGAAGGAGTTGAGCAGCGGCGCCCAGGGGGAGCTGGCGGCCCCGCTGCACCCCTGCATAGTGCAGCTCTCCCACGTGATGGACAGCCGCGTGAGCGAGCGAGTCAAGAACAAGGTCTACCAGCTGGCCCGCCAGTACAGCCTCCGGATCAAGAGCAAGGCCGGGCCGGCCAGGCTACCGCTGCCGTGGGAAGAGGCCACCTCCACCGTCCCCTGCCTGCCGGAGGAGGCTGGAGCACCGTCTGGTGGCAAAG GGCGGAGGAAGCCGGTGCTGTCCCTCCACCGCGAGCAGGCGCTGGCCCCGGAGCACAGCCCGCCCAAGCCGCGCCCTGCCGGGGAGACGTCGCCGAGGCCTCTCTCCCACAGCCCCTCCGCCGCCAGCTCGAGGACCGCTTCGCCGGGGGCGCGGCCCTCCTCTCGGAGCCCCCTCAGCCCCTTGGACACTGAGACCTTCAACTGGCCCGACGTCCGAGAGCTCTGCTCCAAGTACGCCTCCCATGACGAGGCGGTCCAGGCCGAGGGCGGCCGGCCCCGAGGCCCGCCCGTCAACCGGAGCCGCTCGGTGCCCAACATGGCGGAGCCGCCTCTGTCGGGCCGGCTGGGCCGCTGCAGCAGCCTGAGTGCCAAGCGGGGCCGGGCAGGCCCGGCGGCGGCCCCGCCCCAGCCTCCTGGAGGACTGCCCCACAGTGGGCCGGAGGGCGGGGAGGCCCTGTATGTCACTGCAGACCTCACCCTGGAGAACCACCAGCGGGTGGTGGTCATGGAGAAGacgcccctgcccagccccactgcGGGGCTGCAGCAGGGCGGTGGCCAGGGACCAGCAGCCATGGTGGGGCAGGGCCAGGACTTGCAGGAATCTGCAGAGTACCAGCTGAAGGAAGAGGGTCCCAGGGACCCAGTGGacccaagccagccaggcagagTGAGAAACCTGAGGGAGAAGTTCCAGGCCTTGAACTCTGTAGGTTGA
- the PLEKHG3 gene encoding pleckstrin homology domain-containing family G member 3 isoform X2: protein MPVSASLRQDGSQERPVSLTSTASSSGSSRDSRGTMEEPSGPEALARNGAGSPRSRHPPNSNNNSSSWLNKKGPLSPFNSRAAAAPAHKLSYLGRVVREIVETERMYVQDLRSIVEDYLLKIIDTPGLLKPEQVSALFGNIESIYALNSQLLRDLDNCNSDPVAVASCFVERSQEFDIYTQYCNNYPNSVAALTECMRDKQQATFFRDRQELLQHSLPLGSYLLKPVQRILKYHLLLQEIAKHFDEEEDGFEVVEDAIDTMTCVAWYINDMKRRHEHAVRLQEIQSLLINWKGPDLTIYGELVLEGTFRVHRVRSEKTFFLFDKALLVTKKRGDHFVYKGHIPCSSLMLIESTRDSLCFTVTHYKHSKQQYSIQAKTVEEKRNWTHHIKRLILENHHTTIPQKAKEAILEMDSYYPNRYRYSPERLKKAWSSQDEVFTHVRQGRRQSEPTRHLLRQLSEKARAAAGMKHAGSAGALLDFGQPSHTRGLQPEAEGAARQEQEEEEDEEEEEEEEEEVVVVEDEEEEQAFQVALEDLAGHEGSKKGSGLEPPGSEEEEEEESLAVAEQVADFASSLLAALHCWHYRANALLFSRGAMGKGRRESAGPESCRRPSGRSPPCAENRLSFESVSSLPEVEPDPEPGTEQVFADVEGPSAEEMPSDAESPDVLGTQLDAHQELLGLGHPCDMVDFVVAESAEDIKALSSEEEEEEEEEEEEEEEGRIGAAQEPESLLPPSVLDQASVIAERFVSSFSRRSSLAPEDSRSPGVVTPRLTSRSSSVLSLEGSEKGLARCGSTTDSLSSQLSPEPELSVGVATEGGPLVNGTELPTPGCSVETDRPSSCKKKESTLSTRDRLLLDKIKSYYENAEHHDAGFSIRRRESLSYIPKGLVRNSISRFNNLPRPDPAPAAPLGPKRQAGSRPASWALFDLPGPGQAGAGDPAPVTDAEFRPSSEIVKIWEGMESSRKGPGQGQANGFDLHEPLFILEDHELGAITEESAAASPESASPPGRASPAHLARELKELVKELSSGAQGELAAPLHPCIVQLSHVMDSRVSERVKNKVYQLARQYSLRIKSKAGPARLPLPWEEATSTVPCLPEEAGAPSGGKGRRKPVLSLHREQALAPEHSPPKPRPAGETSPRPLSHSPSAASSRTASPGARPSSRSPLSPLDTETFNWPDVRELCSKYASHDEAVQAEGGRPRGPPVNRSRSVPNMAEPPLSGRLGRCSSLSAKRGRAGPAAAPPQPPGGLPHSGPEGGEALYVTADLTLENHQRVVVMEKTPLPSPTAGLQQGGGQGPAAMVGQGQDLQESAEYQLKEEGPRDPVDPSQPGRVRNLREKFQALNSVG from the exons ATGcccgtctctgcctccctccgccAGGATGGCAGCCAGGAGCGGCCGGTGAGCCTGACCTCTACCGCGTCCTCGTCAGGCTCCTCCCGCGACAGCCGTGGCACCATGGAGGAGCCCAGTGGCCCTGAGGCCTTAGCCAGGAATGGGGCAGGCTCCCCACGCAGCCGGCACCCCCCCAACAGCAACAACAACTCCAGCAGCTGGCTGAACAAGAAGGGACCCCTGTCCCCGTTCAACAGCCGGGCAGCAGCGGCGCCTGCGCACAAGCTCAGCTACTTGGGCCGCGTGGTGCGGGAAATCGTGGAAACGGAGCGCATGTACGTGCAGGACCTACGCAGCATCGTGGAG GACTACCTCTTGAAGATCATTGACACACCCGGACTGCTGAAGCCAGAACAAGTCAGCGCCCTCTTTGGGAACATAGAAAGCATCTATGCACTGAACAG CCAGCTACTCAGAGACCTGGACAACTGCAACAGTGACCCTGTGGCTGTGGCCAGCTGTTTTGTGGAAAGG AGTCAAGAGTTTGATATCTATACCCAGTATTGTAACAACTATCCCAA CTCTGTGGCCGCCTTGACGGAATGCATGCGGGACAAGCAGCAGGCCACGTTCTTCCGGGACCGGCAGGAGCTGCTGCAGCATTCGCTGCCCTTGGGCTCCTACCTGCTGAAGCCCGTCCAGCGCATCCTCAAGTACCACCTGCTGCTCCAG GAAATTGCCAAACATTTTGATGAAGAGGAGGATGGCTTCGAGGTGGTGGAGGACGCCATTGACACCATGACCTGTGTGGCCTGGTACATCAACGACATGAAGAGGAGGCATGAGCACGCCGTGCGGCTccag GAGATTCAGTCATTGCTCATCAACTGGAAAGGGCCAGACCTGACCATCTATGGGGAGCTCGTCCTGGAGGGCACGTTCCGTGTGCACCGTGTGCGGAGTGAGAAGACCTTCTTCCTCTTTGACAAAGCGCTGCTTGTCACCAAGAAGCGGGGAGATCACTTTGTCTACAAGGGTCACATCCCG TGCTCCTCCCTGATGCTCATCGAGAGCACCAGAGACTCCCTGTGCTTCACCGTCACCCACTACAAGCACAGCAAGCAGCAGTACAGCATCCAG GCCAAAACAGTGGAGGAGAAACGGAACTGGACTCACCACATCAAGAGGCTCATCCTGGAGAACCACCACACCACCATCCCCCAGAAG GCCAAGGAAGCCATCTTGGAAATGGACTCTTACT ATCCCAATCGGTACCGCTATAGCCCAGAGCGCCTGAAGAAGGCTTGGTCCTCCCAGGATGAGGTATTCACCCACGTGCGCCAGGGGCGCCGGCAATCTG AGCCAACCAGACATCTGCTCAGGCAGCTCAGCGAGAAAG CCAGAGCAGCAGCAGGAATGAAG CATGCAGGCAGTGCTGGCGCTCTCCTGGACTTCGGGCAGCCCTCCCATACTCGGGGCCTGCAGCCGGAGGCCGAAGGGGCTGCCCGgcaagagcaggaggaggaggaggacgaggaggaggaggaggaggaggaggaggaggtggtggtggtggaggacgaggaggaggagcaggcctTTCAGGTCGCTCTGGAGGACCTGGCAGGGCATGAAGGCAGCAAGAAGGggtctgggctggagcccccgggctcggaggaagaggaggaggaggagagcctGGCAGTGGCGGAGCAGGTAGCCGACTTTGCCAGCTCCCTGCTGGCCGCCCTCCATTGCTGGCACTATCGGGCCAACGCTTTACTTTTCTCCCGGGGCGCTATG GGGAAGGGGCGCAGGGAGTCTGCAGGCCCCGAGAGCTGCAGGAGGCCCAGCGGCCGGTCTCCCCCCTGTGCTGAGAATCGCCTGAGCTTCGAGTCCGTATCTTCCCTGCCAGAG GTTGAGCCGGACCCTGAGCCTGGGACCGAGCAGGTGTTTGCTGACGTGGAAGGTCCCAGCGCTGAGGAGATGCCCTCAGACGCAGAATCTCCAGATGTCCTGGGAACACAGCTTGATGCCCACCAGGAGCTGCTGGGACTGGGCCACCCGTGTGACATGGTGGACTTTGTGGTGGCCGAGAGTGCTGAGGACATTAAGGCCTTGAGcagcgaggaggaggaggaggaggaggaggaggaggaagaggaggaggaggggagaatagGGGCTGCTCAGGAGCCCGAGAGCCTCCTGCCGCCCTCTGTGCTGGACCAGGCCAGCGTCATCGCTGAGCGGTTCGTCAGCAGCTTTTCCCGGCGGAGCAGCCTGGCCCCGGAGGACAGCAGGTCCCCCGGCGTCGTGACCCCGAGGCTGACCAGCCGGAGCAGCAGCGTGCTCAGCCTGGAGGGCAGCGAGAAGGGCCTGGCCCGGTGTGGCAGCACCACAGACTCCCTCAGCTCCCAGCTCTCCCCAGAGCCGGAGCTCAGTGTGGGGGTGGCCACAGAGGGGGGTCCTCTGGTCAACGGGACGGAGCTCCCAACCCCAGGCTGCTCAGTGGAGACCGACAGGCCTTCCTCCTGCAAGAAGAAGGAGTCGACACTCTCCACCCGAGACCGGCTGTTGCTGGACAAAATCAAGAGCTACTACGAAAACGCAGAGCACCACGATGCGGGCTTCAGCATCCGGCGCCGGGAGAGCCTCTCCTACATCCCCAAAGGCCTGGTGAGAAACTCCATCTCCAGGTTCAACAACCTGCCCAGGCCGGACCCAGCGCCAGCGGCCCCGCTGGGGCCCAAGAGACAGGCGGGCTCCAGGCCGGCTTCATGGGCCCTGTTTGATCTCCCAGGACCTGGCCAGGCAGGTGCTGGCGACCCAGCTCCGGTTACAGATGCTGAGTTCCGCCCATCTTCAGAAATTGTGAAAATCTGGGAGGGGATGGAGTCTTCTCGGAAGGGGCCAGGCCAAGGCCAGGCCAATGGCTTCGACCTGCACGAGCCGCTCTTCATCCTGGAGGATCACGAGCTGGGAGCCATCACTGAGGAGTCGGCCGCTGCCTCCCCGGAGAGCGCCTCCCCCCCTGGGCGGGCCAGCCCGGCCCACCTGGCCCGGGAGCTGAAGGAGTTGGTGAAGGAGTTGAGCAGCGGCGCCCAGGGGGAGCTGGCGGCCCCGCTGCACCCCTGCATAGTGCAGCTCTCCCACGTGATGGACAGCCGCGTGAGCGAGCGAGTCAAGAACAAGGTCTACCAGCTGGCCCGCCAGTACAGCCTCCGGATCAAGAGCAAGGCCGGGCCGGCCAGGCTACCGCTGCCGTGGGAAGAGGCCACCTCCACCGTCCCCTGCCTGCCGGAGGAGGCTGGAGCACCGTCTGGTGGCAAAG GGCGGAGGAAGCCGGTGCTGTCCCTCCACCGCGAGCAGGCGCTGGCCCCGGAGCACAGCCCGCCCAAGCCGCGCCCTGCCGGGGAGACGTCGCCGAGGCCTCTCTCCCACAGCCCCTCCGCCGCCAGCTCGAGGACCGCTTCGCCGGGGGCGCGGCCCTCCTCTCGGAGCCCCCTCAGCCCCTTGGACACTGAGACCTTCAACTGGCCCGACGTCCGAGAGCTCTGCTCCAAGTACGCCTCCCATGACGAGGCGGTCCAGGCCGAGGGCGGCCGGCCCCGAGGCCCGCCCGTCAACCGGAGCCGCTCGGTGCCCAACATGGCGGAGCCGCCTCTGTCGGGCCGGCTGGGCCGCTGCAGCAGCCTGAGTGCCAAGCGGGGCCGGGCAGGCCCGGCGGCGGCCCCGCCCCAGCCTCCTGGAGGACTGCCCCACAGTGGGCCGGAGGGCGGGGAGGCCCTGTATGTCACTGCAGACCTCACCCTGGAGAACCACCAGCGGGTGGTGGTCATGGAGAAGacgcccctgcccagccccactgcGGGGCTGCAGCAGGGCGGTGGCCAGGGACCAGCAGCCATGGTGGGGCAGGGCCAGGACTTGCAGGAATCTGCAGAGTACCAGCTGAAGGAAGAGGGTCCCAGGGACCCAGTGGacccaagccagccaggcagagTGAGAAACCTGAGGGAGAAGTTCCAGGCCTTGAACTCTGTAGGTTGA